In a genomic window of Bemisia tabaci chromosome 1, PGI_BMITA_v3:
- the LOC140224221 gene encoding sal-like protein 3 isoform X1 — protein sequence MSRRKQSRPIRVLEDSEDGGIQEPTLPNDEESVSGSEDETESGREGETTGEKLDPMYNCESCQAEFPGLSELLDHKKDCVSLRTPMTNSSRSGDEGLENENDAEDHEALDDPEQETENPQENDDEEVDSINEEGKRREEVRRQRQDAENNNSVEEGETEGEENELPLGFPFPLPGHVTLEALQNTKVAVAQFAATAMANNTDNAAALQELAVLQSTLYTLQTQQMMQLSLIQQLQRQLQITRPKDGPSPPPTQLPAGIPICVPKPPLPPPAAPPRPSRTPTPVKHEVPSTPPTSQSLPATRPQSTTPPAPHKPAASSSPISIPTPSLPPCSISSSFASSIITNYDPPPSPSEPNTLEMLQRRAQEVLDNASQGLLANNLADELAFRKNGKGGSISPYDSKTGGRNEPFFKHRCRYCGKVFGSDSALQIHIRSHTGERPFKCNVCGSRFTTKGNLKVHFQRHTSKFPHIKMNPNPVPEHLDKYHPPLLAQIGQHPPGVPSHHPVPPHPSFPSSPPFPHSGLPLYRPPPSSPHDLILPPHHPALRPQENLMKPLLPLPLFGPRPVEQEMPENLSKPVSSIQSSPPPPSEHSDRCKRESCDEDPQDLSESSEPANNDLNCRSISRLDMENDSDHEPERYTSPSPYDNWSIDSKHSDEDAMRDVNSPGMDSLQDQPENLSNKTSSHQPVSPSAAELEALDLTPRPPAGIFAGFNLQPPSKSSPAAMPPGLPASFSPVGFSTVRGNTTCNICYKTFACNSALEIHYRSHTKERPFKCTVCDRGFSTKGNMKQHMLTHKIRDVGAPNNHGHYDPKTPLSTTSSLHDETSNASTESMNTSRSEREHPVSVEPPTPAPPAPLKMEPTPPPPPPPPPPQQPLAAIKRSPPEDPAGAPHPKRQPSIPKHLCHVCNKNFSSSSALQIHMRTHTGDKPFRCTVCQKAFTTKGNLKVHMGTHMWTNGASRRGRRMSLDLPPLPKDSPEFLQRRPDLFYPYLPAPFLNGMQQKLNEISVIQNVGSNVTNGLLGFGAYGGLHSGMKTPPSPLSEKPAHSPLQHLGTPPGLWDLHFNRKSPNENSEDQMDCPPSPPPPGHVPPPPRGEGLAA from the exons atgaGGAATCAGTATCTGGCTCTGAGGACGAGACCGAAAGCGGACGAGAAGGTGAAACCACGGGTGAAAAACTTGACCCTATGTACAACTGCGAGTCTTGCCAGGCAGAGTTCCCGGGCTTGTCCGAGCTCTTAGATCATAAGAAAGATTGTGTCTCGCTGAGGACACCGATGACGAATAGCTCGAGGTCCGGTGATGAGGGTCTCGAAAACGAGAATGACGCCGAAGACCACGAGGCCCTGGACGATCCCGAGCAGGAGACTGAAAATCCTCAagaaaatgatgacgaggaggTAGACAGCATCAACGAAGAGGGAAAACGGCGAGAAGAGGTGCGTCGTCAACGCCAGGATGCTGAAAACAACAACAGCGTGGAAGAGGGCGAAACGGAAGGAGAAGAGAACGAGTTGCCCCTTGGGTTTCCTTTTCCACTGCCCGGCCACGTGACCTTGGAGGCTCTTCAAAATACCAAAGTAGCCGTGGCCCAATTCGCCGCCACTGCAATGGCTAACAACACGGACAACGCGGCCGCCCTCCAGGAGCTTGCTGTTCTCCAGTCAACCCTTTACACCCTCCAGACGCAGCAGATGATGCAACTGTCACTTATCCAGCAGTTGCAGAGGCAGCTTCAAATCACACGTCCAAAGGATGGTCCGTCACCTCCTCCTACGCAACTGCCTGCCGGTATTCCTATCTGTGTTCCAAAGCCGCCTCTACCACCTCCAGCTGCACCACCACGTCCTAGCAGAACCCCCACCCCGGTCAAACACGAAGTTCCTTCGACGCCTCCTACGTCACAGTCCCTACCGGCCACGCGTCCTCAGTCGACAACTCCACCAGCACCTCATAAACCGGCTGCCTCCTCGTCCCCCATTAGCATTCCAACCCCATCTCTACCTCCTTGTTCGATATCCTCTTCGTTTGCTTCCTCCATCATCACAAATTACGATCCTCCGCCGTCGCCGAGCGAACCCAACACGTTAGAGATGTTGCAACGACGAGCGCAGGAAGTTTTAGATAATGCTAGTCAAGGTCTCCTCGCCAATAACCTAGCCGACGAGCTAGCCTTCCGCAAAAATGGCAAAGGAGGCTCAATATCGCCTTACGACTCCAAGACAGGCGGTAGAAATGAACCATTCTTCAAGCATAGGTGCCGCTACTGTGGAAAAGTCTTCGGAAGTGATTCAGCTCTGCAGATCCACATCAGGTCGCACACAGGTGAGCGACCTTTCAAGTGTAACGTGTGTGGTAGTCGATTTACGACCAAAGGAAACCTGAAAGTCCATTTCCAGAGGCATACTTCCAAATTCCCGCATATCAAAATGAATCCGAACCCTGTTCCAGAACATTTAGACAAATATCATCCCCCACTGTTGGCTCAGATTGGGCAGCATCCACCAGGAGTTCCGTCTCATCACCCAGTCCCTCCTCATCCTTCGTTCCCGTCCAGTCCTCCATTCCCACACTCTGGTCTACCACTCTACCGGCCACCGCCATCCTCTCCGCACGATCTCATCCTGCCTCCCCATCATCCAGCCCTGAGGCCCcaagaaaatttaatgaaaccCTTGTTACCTTTACCTCTATTCGGTCCAAGACCAGTCGAGCAAGAAATGCCGGAAAATCTTAGTAAACCCGTTTCATCTATCCAGTCGTCGCCTCCTCCACCATCAGAACACAGTGACCGGTGCAAGAGGGAATCGTGTGACGAGGATCCACAAGACTTGTCGGAGTCAAGTGAGCCCGCTAACAATGATCTGAACTGTCGCAGCATTTCAAGATTAGACATGGAAAATGACTCGGATCACGAGCCGGAAAGGTATACTTCTCCCTCGCCCTACGACAACTGGAGCATAGACAGCAAGCACAGCGACGAGGATGCAATGCGAGATGTAAACAGCCCTGGCATGGATAGTCTTCAGGACCAGCCCGAGAACCTTTCCAATAAAA CCTCGTCACACCAACCGGTGAGCCCTTCCGCGGCGGAGTTGGAGGCTCTGGACCTGACGCCGCGCCCTCCAGCAGGGATCTTCGCCGGGTTCAACCTGCAGCCTCCGTCAAAATCGTCGCCCGCCGCCATGCCGCCAGGTCTGCCTGCCTCGTTCAGTCCAGTGGGATTCTCCACAG tgagGGGCAATACGACTTGCAATATATGTTACAAGACTTTTGCGTGCAATTCAGCGTTAGAAATTCACTATAGGAGTCACACTAAAGAAAGGCCTTTCAAATGCACCGTCTGTGATCGAGGATTCTCTACCAAG GGAAACATGAAGCAGCATATGCTGACGCACAAGATCCGCGACGTGGGGGCGCCGAACAACCACGGCCACTACGATCCGAAGACGCCACTCTCGACGACCTCCTCGCTGCACGACGAGACCTCCAACGCCTCGACGGAGAGCATGAACACGAGCCGGAGCGAGCGGGAGCACCCCGTCTCCGTGGAGCCCCCGACGCCCGCCCCGCCGGCGCCCCTCAAGATGGAGCCCACCCCGCCGcccccgccaccgccgccgcccccgCAGCAACCCCTCGCCGCCATCAAGCGCTCGCCCCCCGAGGACCCTGCCGGTGCCCCGCACCCCAAGCGACAACCAA GTATACCAAAACATTTGTGCCATGTTTGCAATAAGAACTTTTCATCCTCATCTGCACTTCAAATTCACATGCGCACGCATACAGGAGACAAACCTTTCCGATGCACTGTTTGTCAGAAAGCTTTCACTACCAAAGGCAATTTAAAG GTACATATGGGTACTCATATGTGGACAAACGGAGCGTCCCGGCGTGGACGGAGAATGTCCTTGGATTTACCTCCCCTGCCCAAGGATTCGCCAGAATTTCTCCAGCGGCGTCCTGATCTCTTTTATCCATACCTTCCGGCACCATTCCTCAATGGAATGCAGCAAAAG TTAAATGAAATATCAGTCATTCAGAATGTTGGCAGCAACGTAACTAATGGTTTACTTGGATTTGGAGCATATGGTGGCCTACATTCAGGAATGAAAACCCCTCCATCGCCTCTATCTGAAAAGCCGGCACATTCTCCCTTACAGCACCTTG
- the LOC140224221 gene encoding uncharacterized protein isoform X4, giving the protein MSRRKQSRPIRVLEDSEDGGIQEPTLPNDEESVSGSEDETESGREGETTGEKLDPMYNCESCQAEFPGLSELLDHKKDCVSLRTPMTNSSRSGDEGLENENDAEDHEALDDPEQETENPQENDDEEVDSINEEGKRREEVRRQRQDAENNNSVEEGETEGEENELPLGFPFPLPGHVTLEALQNTKVAVAQFAATAMANNTDNAAALQELAVLQSTLYTLQTQQMMQLSLIQQLQRQLQITRPKDGPSPPPTQLPAGIPICVPKPPLPPPAAPPRPSRTPTPVKHEVPSTPPTSQSLPATRPQSTTPPAPHKPAASSSPISIPTPSLPPCSISSSFASSIITNYDPPPSPSEPNTLEMLQRRAQEVLDNASQGLLANNLADELAFRKNGKGGSISPYDSKTGGRNEPFFKHRCRYCGKVFGSDSALQIHIRSHTGERPFKCNVCGSRFTTKGNLKVHFQRHTSKFPHIKMNPNPVPEHLDKYHPPLLAQIGQHPPGVPSHHPVPPHPSFPSSPPFPHSGLPLYRPPPSSPHDLILPPHHPALRPQENLMKPLLPLPLFGPRPVEQEMPENLSKPVSSIQSSPPPPSEHSDRCKRESCDEDPQDLSESSEPANNDLNCRSISRLDMENDSDHEPERYTSPSPYDNWSIDSKHSDEDAMRDVNSPGMDSLQDQPENLSNKMRGNTTCNICYKTFACNSALEIHYRSHTKERPFKCTVCDRGFSTKGNMKQHMLTHKIRDVGAPNNHGHYDPKTPLSTTSSLHDETSNASTESMNTSRSEREHPVSVEPPTPAPPAPLKMEPTPPPPPPPPPPQQPLAAIKRSPPEDPAGAPHPKRQPSIPKHLCHVCNKNFSSSSALQIHMRTHTGDKPFRCTVCQKAFTTKGNLKVHMGTHMWTNGASRRGRRMSLDLPPLPKDSPEFLQRRPDLFYPYLPAPFLNGMQQKLNEISVIQNVGSNVTNGLLGFGAYGGLHSGMKTPPSPLSEKPAHSPLQHLGTPPGLWDLHFNRKSPNENSEDQMDCPPSPPPPGHVPPPPRGEGLAA; this is encoded by the exons atgaGGAATCAGTATCTGGCTCTGAGGACGAGACCGAAAGCGGACGAGAAGGTGAAACCACGGGTGAAAAACTTGACCCTATGTACAACTGCGAGTCTTGCCAGGCAGAGTTCCCGGGCTTGTCCGAGCTCTTAGATCATAAGAAAGATTGTGTCTCGCTGAGGACACCGATGACGAATAGCTCGAGGTCCGGTGATGAGGGTCTCGAAAACGAGAATGACGCCGAAGACCACGAGGCCCTGGACGATCCCGAGCAGGAGACTGAAAATCCTCAagaaaatgatgacgaggaggTAGACAGCATCAACGAAGAGGGAAAACGGCGAGAAGAGGTGCGTCGTCAACGCCAGGATGCTGAAAACAACAACAGCGTGGAAGAGGGCGAAACGGAAGGAGAAGAGAACGAGTTGCCCCTTGGGTTTCCTTTTCCACTGCCCGGCCACGTGACCTTGGAGGCTCTTCAAAATACCAAAGTAGCCGTGGCCCAATTCGCCGCCACTGCAATGGCTAACAACACGGACAACGCGGCCGCCCTCCAGGAGCTTGCTGTTCTCCAGTCAACCCTTTACACCCTCCAGACGCAGCAGATGATGCAACTGTCACTTATCCAGCAGTTGCAGAGGCAGCTTCAAATCACACGTCCAAAGGATGGTCCGTCACCTCCTCCTACGCAACTGCCTGCCGGTATTCCTATCTGTGTTCCAAAGCCGCCTCTACCACCTCCAGCTGCACCACCACGTCCTAGCAGAACCCCCACCCCGGTCAAACACGAAGTTCCTTCGACGCCTCCTACGTCACAGTCCCTACCGGCCACGCGTCCTCAGTCGACAACTCCACCAGCACCTCATAAACCGGCTGCCTCCTCGTCCCCCATTAGCATTCCAACCCCATCTCTACCTCCTTGTTCGATATCCTCTTCGTTTGCTTCCTCCATCATCACAAATTACGATCCTCCGCCGTCGCCGAGCGAACCCAACACGTTAGAGATGTTGCAACGACGAGCGCAGGAAGTTTTAGATAATGCTAGTCAAGGTCTCCTCGCCAATAACCTAGCCGACGAGCTAGCCTTCCGCAAAAATGGCAAAGGAGGCTCAATATCGCCTTACGACTCCAAGACAGGCGGTAGAAATGAACCATTCTTCAAGCATAGGTGCCGCTACTGTGGAAAAGTCTTCGGAAGTGATTCAGCTCTGCAGATCCACATCAGGTCGCACACAGGTGAGCGACCTTTCAAGTGTAACGTGTGTGGTAGTCGATTTACGACCAAAGGAAACCTGAAAGTCCATTTCCAGAGGCATACTTCCAAATTCCCGCATATCAAAATGAATCCGAACCCTGTTCCAGAACATTTAGACAAATATCATCCCCCACTGTTGGCTCAGATTGGGCAGCATCCACCAGGAGTTCCGTCTCATCACCCAGTCCCTCCTCATCCTTCGTTCCCGTCCAGTCCTCCATTCCCACACTCTGGTCTACCACTCTACCGGCCACCGCCATCCTCTCCGCACGATCTCATCCTGCCTCCCCATCATCCAGCCCTGAGGCCCcaagaaaatttaatgaaaccCTTGTTACCTTTACCTCTATTCGGTCCAAGACCAGTCGAGCAAGAAATGCCGGAAAATCTTAGTAAACCCGTTTCATCTATCCAGTCGTCGCCTCCTCCACCATCAGAACACAGTGACCGGTGCAAGAGGGAATCGTGTGACGAGGATCCACAAGACTTGTCGGAGTCAAGTGAGCCCGCTAACAATGATCTGAACTGTCGCAGCATTTCAAGATTAGACATGGAAAATGACTCGGATCACGAGCCGGAAAGGTATACTTCTCCCTCGCCCTACGACAACTGGAGCATAGACAGCAAGCACAGCGACGAGGATGCAATGCGAGATGTAAACAGCCCTGGCATGGATAGTCTTCAGGACCAGCCCGAGAACCTTTCCAATAAAA tgagGGGCAATACGACTTGCAATATATGTTACAAGACTTTTGCGTGCAATTCAGCGTTAGAAATTCACTATAGGAGTCACACTAAAGAAAGGCCTTTCAAATGCACCGTCTGTGATCGAGGATTCTCTACCAAG GGAAACATGAAGCAGCATATGCTGACGCACAAGATCCGCGACGTGGGGGCGCCGAACAACCACGGCCACTACGATCCGAAGACGCCACTCTCGACGACCTCCTCGCTGCACGACGAGACCTCCAACGCCTCGACGGAGAGCATGAACACGAGCCGGAGCGAGCGGGAGCACCCCGTCTCCGTGGAGCCCCCGACGCCCGCCCCGCCGGCGCCCCTCAAGATGGAGCCCACCCCGCCGcccccgccaccgccgccgcccccgCAGCAACCCCTCGCCGCCATCAAGCGCTCGCCCCCCGAGGACCCTGCCGGTGCCCCGCACCCCAAGCGACAACCAA GTATACCAAAACATTTGTGCCATGTTTGCAATAAGAACTTTTCATCCTCATCTGCACTTCAAATTCACATGCGCACGCATACAGGAGACAAACCTTTCCGATGCACTGTTTGTCAGAAAGCTTTCACTACCAAAGGCAATTTAAAG GTACATATGGGTACTCATATGTGGACAAACGGAGCGTCCCGGCGTGGACGGAGAATGTCCTTGGATTTACCTCCCCTGCCCAAGGATTCGCCAGAATTTCTCCAGCGGCGTCCTGATCTCTTTTATCCATACCTTCCGGCACCATTCCTCAATGGAATGCAGCAAAAG TTAAATGAAATATCAGTCATTCAGAATGTTGGCAGCAACGTAACTAATGGTTTACTTGGATTTGGAGCATATGGTGGCCTACATTCAGGAATGAAAACCCCTCCATCGCCTCTATCTGAAAAGCCGGCACATTCTCCCTTACAGCACCTTG
- the LOC140224221 gene encoding sal-like protein 3 isoform X2, giving the protein MYTNIDLIRYLWNMAAMTAPYLKESSYLDEESVSGSEDETESGREGETTGEKLDPMYNCESCQAEFPGLSELLDHKKDCVSLRTPMTNSSRSGDEGLENENDAEDHEALDDPEQETENPQENDDEEVDSINEEGKRREEVRRQRQDAENNNSVEEGETEGEENELPLGFPFPLPGHVTLEALQNTKVAVAQFAATAMANNTDNAAALQELAVLQSTLYTLQTQQMMQLSLIQQLQRQLQITRPKDGPSPPPTQLPAGIPICVPKPPLPPPAAPPRPSRTPTPVKHEVPSTPPTSQSLPATRPQSTTPPAPHKPAASSSPISIPTPSLPPCSISSSFASSIITNYDPPPSPSEPNTLEMLQRRAQEVLDNASQGLLANNLADELAFRKNGKGGSISPYDSKTGGRNEPFFKHRCRYCGKVFGSDSALQIHIRSHTGERPFKCNVCGSRFTTKGNLKVHFQRHTSKFPHIKMNPNPVPEHLDKYHPPLLAQIGQHPPGVPSHHPVPPHPSFPSSPPFPHSGLPLYRPPPSSPHDLILPPHHPALRPQENLMKPLLPLPLFGPRPVEQEMPENLSKPVSSIQSSPPPPSEHSDRCKRESCDEDPQDLSESSEPANNDLNCRSISRLDMENDSDHEPERYTSPSPYDNWSIDSKHSDEDAMRDVNSPGMDSLQDQPENLSNKTSSHQPVSPSAAELEALDLTPRPPAGIFAGFNLQPPSKSSPAAMPPGLPASFSPVGFSTVRGNTTCNICYKTFACNSALEIHYRSHTKERPFKCTVCDRGFSTKGNMKQHMLTHKIRDVGAPNNHGHYDPKTPLSTTSSLHDETSNASTESMNTSRSEREHPVSVEPPTPAPPAPLKMEPTPPPPPPPPPPQQPLAAIKRSPPEDPAGAPHPKRQPSIPKHLCHVCNKNFSSSSALQIHMRTHTGDKPFRCTVCQKAFTTKGNLKVHMGTHMWTNGASRRGRRMSLDLPPLPKDSPEFLQRRPDLFYPYLPAPFLNGMQQKLNEISVIQNVGSNVTNGLLGFGAYGGLHSGMKTPPSPLSEKPAHSPLQHLGTPPGLWDLHFNRKSPNENSEDQMDCPPSPPPPGHVPPPPRGEGLAA; this is encoded by the exons atgaGGAATCAGTATCTGGCTCTGAGGACGAGACCGAAAGCGGACGAGAAGGTGAAACCACGGGTGAAAAACTTGACCCTATGTACAACTGCGAGTCTTGCCAGGCAGAGTTCCCGGGCTTGTCCGAGCTCTTAGATCATAAGAAAGATTGTGTCTCGCTGAGGACACCGATGACGAATAGCTCGAGGTCCGGTGATGAGGGTCTCGAAAACGAGAATGACGCCGAAGACCACGAGGCCCTGGACGATCCCGAGCAGGAGACTGAAAATCCTCAagaaaatgatgacgaggaggTAGACAGCATCAACGAAGAGGGAAAACGGCGAGAAGAGGTGCGTCGTCAACGCCAGGATGCTGAAAACAACAACAGCGTGGAAGAGGGCGAAACGGAAGGAGAAGAGAACGAGTTGCCCCTTGGGTTTCCTTTTCCACTGCCCGGCCACGTGACCTTGGAGGCTCTTCAAAATACCAAAGTAGCCGTGGCCCAATTCGCCGCCACTGCAATGGCTAACAACACGGACAACGCGGCCGCCCTCCAGGAGCTTGCTGTTCTCCAGTCAACCCTTTACACCCTCCAGACGCAGCAGATGATGCAACTGTCACTTATCCAGCAGTTGCAGAGGCAGCTTCAAATCACACGTCCAAAGGATGGTCCGTCACCTCCTCCTACGCAACTGCCTGCCGGTATTCCTATCTGTGTTCCAAAGCCGCCTCTACCACCTCCAGCTGCACCACCACGTCCTAGCAGAACCCCCACCCCGGTCAAACACGAAGTTCCTTCGACGCCTCCTACGTCACAGTCCCTACCGGCCACGCGTCCTCAGTCGACAACTCCACCAGCACCTCATAAACCGGCTGCCTCCTCGTCCCCCATTAGCATTCCAACCCCATCTCTACCTCCTTGTTCGATATCCTCTTCGTTTGCTTCCTCCATCATCACAAATTACGATCCTCCGCCGTCGCCGAGCGAACCCAACACGTTAGAGATGTTGCAACGACGAGCGCAGGAAGTTTTAGATAATGCTAGTCAAGGTCTCCTCGCCAATAACCTAGCCGACGAGCTAGCCTTCCGCAAAAATGGCAAAGGAGGCTCAATATCGCCTTACGACTCCAAGACAGGCGGTAGAAATGAACCATTCTTCAAGCATAGGTGCCGCTACTGTGGAAAAGTCTTCGGAAGTGATTCAGCTCTGCAGATCCACATCAGGTCGCACACAGGTGAGCGACCTTTCAAGTGTAACGTGTGTGGTAGTCGATTTACGACCAAAGGAAACCTGAAAGTCCATTTCCAGAGGCATACTTCCAAATTCCCGCATATCAAAATGAATCCGAACCCTGTTCCAGAACATTTAGACAAATATCATCCCCCACTGTTGGCTCAGATTGGGCAGCATCCACCAGGAGTTCCGTCTCATCACCCAGTCCCTCCTCATCCTTCGTTCCCGTCCAGTCCTCCATTCCCACACTCTGGTCTACCACTCTACCGGCCACCGCCATCCTCTCCGCACGATCTCATCCTGCCTCCCCATCATCCAGCCCTGAGGCCCcaagaaaatttaatgaaaccCTTGTTACCTTTACCTCTATTCGGTCCAAGACCAGTCGAGCAAGAAATGCCGGAAAATCTTAGTAAACCCGTTTCATCTATCCAGTCGTCGCCTCCTCCACCATCAGAACACAGTGACCGGTGCAAGAGGGAATCGTGTGACGAGGATCCACAAGACTTGTCGGAGTCAAGTGAGCCCGCTAACAATGATCTGAACTGTCGCAGCATTTCAAGATTAGACATGGAAAATGACTCGGATCACGAGCCGGAAAGGTATACTTCTCCCTCGCCCTACGACAACTGGAGCATAGACAGCAAGCACAGCGACGAGGATGCAATGCGAGATGTAAACAGCCCTGGCATGGATAGTCTTCAGGACCAGCCCGAGAACCTTTCCAATAAAA CCTCGTCACACCAACCGGTGAGCCCTTCCGCGGCGGAGTTGGAGGCTCTGGACCTGACGCCGCGCCCTCCAGCAGGGATCTTCGCCGGGTTCAACCTGCAGCCTCCGTCAAAATCGTCGCCCGCCGCCATGCCGCCAGGTCTGCCTGCCTCGTTCAGTCCAGTGGGATTCTCCACAG tgagGGGCAATACGACTTGCAATATATGTTACAAGACTTTTGCGTGCAATTCAGCGTTAGAAATTCACTATAGGAGTCACACTAAAGAAAGGCCTTTCAAATGCACCGTCTGTGATCGAGGATTCTCTACCAAG GGAAACATGAAGCAGCATATGCTGACGCACAAGATCCGCGACGTGGGGGCGCCGAACAACCACGGCCACTACGATCCGAAGACGCCACTCTCGACGACCTCCTCGCTGCACGACGAGACCTCCAACGCCTCGACGGAGAGCATGAACACGAGCCGGAGCGAGCGGGAGCACCCCGTCTCCGTGGAGCCCCCGACGCCCGCCCCGCCGGCGCCCCTCAAGATGGAGCCCACCCCGCCGcccccgccaccgccgccgcccccgCAGCAACCCCTCGCCGCCATCAAGCGCTCGCCCCCCGAGGACCCTGCCGGTGCCCCGCACCCCAAGCGACAACCAA GTATACCAAAACATTTGTGCCATGTTTGCAATAAGAACTTTTCATCCTCATCTGCACTTCAAATTCACATGCGCACGCATACAGGAGACAAACCTTTCCGATGCACTGTTTGTCAGAAAGCTTTCACTACCAAAGGCAATTTAAAG GTACATATGGGTACTCATATGTGGACAAACGGAGCGTCCCGGCGTGGACGGAGAATGTCCTTGGATTTACCTCCCCTGCCCAAGGATTCGCCAGAATTTCTCCAGCGGCGTCCTGATCTCTTTTATCCATACCTTCCGGCACCATTCCTCAATGGAATGCAGCAAAAG TTAAATGAAATATCAGTCATTCAGAATGTTGGCAGCAACGTAACTAATGGTTTACTTGGATTTGGAGCATATGGTGGCCTACATTCAGGAATGAAAACCCCTCCATCGCCTCTATCTGAAAAGCCGGCACATTCTCCCTTACAGCACCTTG